GACGGCAGCGTCGTGTCGTGCCCGCCCGCCGTGTGGCCGGAGTCGCGTCCGCACGGACCGCACCGGACCCTGGTCACCGGCGGGGCTCGTTCGGGCAAGTCCACCGAGGCCGAGCTGCGCCTGCTGGCCGAGCCCCGGGTGGTCTACGCGGCCACCGGACCGGTGGCCGCCCCCGACACGGACCCGGAGTGGGCGGAGCGCGTCGCCCACCACCGTCGGCGCCGCCCCTGGTGGTGGCGGACCGAGGAGACCACCGATCTCGCGCTGGTGCTGAGGAAGGCGCGGGGCGCGGTCCTGGTCGACTGCCTGGGGACCTGGCTGACCTCGGTCATGGACGAGGCCGGCCTGTGGGAGGAGGAGCCGGCCGGGGACGCCGAGGAGCGGGTGGAGGCGGCCGTGCACGAGCTGCTGGAGGCCTGGCGTTCGACCCAGGCCTACGTCGTGGCGGTCACCAACGAGGTGGGGTCGGGTGTGGTTCCGCCGACCCGCTCGGGTCGGATCTTCCGTGACCAGCTCGGGCTGCTGAACCAGTGGGTGGGCGCCGAGTCCGAGGAAGTGGTGCTGGCCGTGGCCGGGCGGGTGGTGGAGCTTCCGTGAACGGTGCCGACGCCGTGGCCGGTGCCCGGATGGCCGTGGGCACCTTCACGGTCTGGCCGGTGCGGGTGGACCGGGTGGACCGCGCCGTAGCCGGTTGGGCGATGTGCTGGGCACCGGCCCTGGGCGCGCTGCTGGGCGCGGTCACCGGGGCGACCGCGGTGGCCGGTGCCTGGTGGGGCTGGTCGGCCCCGCTGGCCGCGCTGCTCGCGGTGGGCCTGGGCGCGCTGCTCACCCGGGGGCTGCACCTGGACGGGTTGGCCGACCTGGCGGACGGCCTGGGCAGCGGTCGGCCCGCCGAGGGAGCGCTGGAGGTCATGCGGCGCTCCGACATCGGCCCGTTCGGGGTGATCACCCTGCTGGTGGCGGTCGGCGCCCAGGTACTGGCCCTGGCCCAGCTCCTCGAAGCCTCCCCCTGGGCCGCCCTGGCCGGTGCGGTGGCGGCGGGCGCGACGGGGCGGCTGGCGGTGACCCTGGCGTGTTCGCCGCGGGTGCCCTCGGCCCGGCCCGACGGGCTGGGGTCGTTCGTGGCGGGCACGGTGCGGCCGCTACCCGCCGCGGTGTGCTCGGCGGGGGTGCTGGCGCTGTGCGGGCTCGGGCTGGTCCACTCCCCCGCCTTCGCCGCGGCCTGCGCGGCCGGGGCGGTGCTGGGGCTGCTGGCGGCCGGGCTGCTGCTGCGCCGTGCGGTGCGGCGGTTGGGCGGTCTGACCGGGGACGTCCTGGGTGCTCTGGTGGAGACGGCGGCGACCACGGTCCTGCTGGTGGCGGCGGCCGCGACCGGGGCGCTGTGAAGGTCTCCGGGGATCCCCACCAGGCGATTCTTACTGGCCGGTAGCCTTCCGGGGCGGCCCAATGTCGCCAT
This DNA window, taken from Nocardiopsis exhalans, encodes the following:
- a CDS encoding adenosylcobinamide-GDP ribazoletransferase, producing the protein MNGADAVAGARMAVGTFTVWPVRVDRVDRAVAGWAMCWAPALGALLGAVTGATAVAGAWWGWSAPLAALLAVGLGALLTRGLHLDGLADLADGLGSGRPAEGALEVMRRSDIGPFGVITLLVAVGAQVLALAQLLEASPWAALAGAVAAGATGRLAVTLACSPRVPSARPDGLGSFVAGTVRPLPAAVCSAGVLALCGLGLVHSPAFAAACAAGAVLGLLAAGLLLRRAVRRLGGLTGDVLGALVETAATTVLLVAAAATGAL
- a CDS encoding bifunctional adenosylcobinamide kinase/adenosylcobinamide-phosphate guanylyltransferase, producing MTVDDRFRLRESGAVGPVPPGYAVTPTPDGVLVESADGGRLLYARSGPGPLPGGPPAEAPPTGSSVYSSAPEQQVDMVIVDAAQRPEIIGELRRSGVIGVTTAVVAVGGDHRIRSPEEFARRARLWGALVPGDGSVVSCPPAVWPESRPHGPHRTLVTGGARSGKSTEAELRLLAEPRVVYAATGPVAAPDTDPEWAERVAHHRRRRPWWWRTEETTDLALVLRKARGAVLVDCLGTWLTSVMDEAGLWEEEPAGDAEERVEAAVHELLEAWRSTQAYVVAVTNEVGSGVVPPTRSGRIFRDQLGLLNQWVGAESEEVVLAVAGRVVELP